ATACTTTCAAACATCAGAGAGCTGGAATATTATGCTGGAATTTGCAGAGCATGGCAGCTTGGCTGCTTTTCTTGAGCGTCGCTCCGACCAAAGGGCTTTCCTGAATCAACACACCGTAATGGTGAAATTTGCTGACATAGCAGACGGCCTTATCTACCTACATCAGAAATATGTTATTCACCGTGACCTGAAACCCGCCAACATACTCATTTCTATGGACAACAGACTGAAATTGGCTGACTTTGGTATATCAAAGATTATGCACGACAACGACTTTAACCGGACTATCATTGGAACGCCTATTTACATGGCTCCCGAAGTAGCTCGTGGTAAGGATTATGATTACAAGAGCGATGTATGGGCGTTGGGCATTGTTTTCTACGAACTGTGTATGCTGGAACACCCCTTCGTGAATTGTCTCGGCAAGAGCCGGAAGCAGAAATTTCGCGTACCACAAATTGACTACGAAGGACGTGGATATTCTCGCTCCGTGCAGATGCTATGTGATATGATGATACAGAAAGATCTGTCGAAGCGCTGGACGCTGGAGAACATTATGAAGGAAATCCACGTGCTACAGTTAATGAATCGTACGGCGATTTAATGCaatgcatttattttacacaCTTCTCGACCATGCCATTTGACCAACTCATCGTAGTATGTATCTGTTCCTATCAAAGCTTTTAGTCGGCTTCTGAACCATTATTACCTAGAGTAGATAGAAAGCAGAATAAAATATGTGCTCGTTAATAGCTGTAATCTTCCATTCGCTTTGGATGCTCGTCGGGATCACTTTCTGCAGAAGAAAACTAAGCTTGAGAGAGGGGAATGTCGTTACCGTTCAAAATGTCGCCGGTTATCTGACCAGACTGTAGCATACGATTGAGCCGTTCCACTTCCGACAGAGTTTTGGCGCTCCTGAGAGCTTCCCTAAGTATTTGAATTTCTTCTGGGCTGGCGTTGTGGACAGCTTGCTTTTCGGGCGATGCGGCACCGGCTGCTTCAGGTGGTAACGTCTGTTTCGATTTCCGTGCAATTTCCTTGAGAACTTCTTTACCTTTCTTGGTCTTGAAGAATTGCGTGGCCGCCTCGCGTTCCTTTTGTCGGATCTTACGGAAATCTAACAACCGTAGACTAGGGAAACGTACAGCAACATACTCACGATAGTGCTGCTTGGTTGAGACAGGATTCGTTAACAAACTGAGCGTCTGCAAATGTGGTAGTTTTACTAGCGGTTCCAAGTCAGACAGCTCCTGAATGTTATTCCCAGTCAGAATAACGCTTTGAAGGTTGGGGAGCGATTCTTGGATATTTTCGCCTATTCTTCTGTAAATGATAAGACAGTTATCATCAGTGATGTTCACAAGACCTCACTCATAACTAGACCTACACAATCCGGTTGTTGTTCAGGAGAAGACATTTCAGTCTGGGAAGACGCGGGAATCCGTCCAACTTACGAATATCATTATCGGAAAAGTCAATCGTGTCAAACTGATCCAAGGTGGCACCCATATTCTCAATTTGCGGAATTTTGTATCCTGAAACAGGCGGCAAACAGGCGGTGTGAGATGGATTGTAACAGCTTTGTATGTAAGACTTGTTGTGACTGTTTTAGCTTACCCCGTAAATCCAGCTCTCGGTCGCGACACGGGTTCATGTACTGCATGGACTGGTTTATCAAGTCAGGCGTAAGTTTCACCATTTTCAGCAGTATTTATCGCAACAAAatgatggaagaaaaagagCACGCCGatgaatgttgttgtttgcaatCTGACGCTTCTCGATCCGCAATAAAACGCTTCGTTCACAAACGAGGTGGTAAAAGCTGAGATAGGCAGTGTACCGCTTGTTTCGTTAACGCTTGCCGAACGCCCGGAATTGCATCAAGTTTTGTGGTGGTTTTGCGAGCAGAGAAACAGAGAGTTTAGTTGCTAATGCTGTATTTTTCAATTCACTTGGCTTTCGAAAAGTATTTGTAGTCTCATACTTCCGGCTGCGCTCATTTTAcgattaaaagaaaattgccaaaacttttccttctcttGGTGGCACAGCGTTATTCCCGAATCTATCTCATCTCTCCCCACCTTTGCACACTGGCATTTGACGTGCACCGTTTATGTGCCATAGTTGACATCTAGCCAAAACAGCAAGCGAGAAGCTTTGGATGAGAAAGAAATCGGAGCGCTTGTATTCACCAAAAATATTTACACTTTTTAGCTCATCGTTCACGTTCGGttatcatcctcatcatcagtGCGAAAGGCGCGCAAAGCTAAACCGTTGTCCTAAGGCCAGCGTTTGGAAGATTGTAGTGCCAATGCGGACGCGCTGGCATCGTCGGACGGGATAATATACTTGGCGTGTGCATACACCGATTCAATGGAACTGATGAACTCCGAGGCAGTAAGTAATAACGATGGGCTGTTCGGTAAGAATCACACTAAAGGGATCACCGCAATGTTATTCTATCGTTGGACAGAAACCGAAATCGGCATCGAATTTGCAAAAAGAGGAGCTCGTGCTGATATTCGAAGAATATCAACAAAAGGGCAAGCTGGAAAACCTGGACGACAGCAAGGAACGTCAAAAGTTTTGGATGGAGGCGACACAACGGTTGAACAAGATCGAAGGTGGTACGGTTAAATCATGCTCGAAATGGGTAAAATATTGGGCGGACGTGCTCATAAACCTGCGTCGGAAATGTCGGCTAGTGGTGGAGGGCCGGTCCAAGCGGATCGGGCCCACACCGTTCGAGGTACGCATTATGCGCGTGGGCAACCTGTACGACGTGCTAGAACAGTGGACAAAggcggtggaaaatggtggcGAGATGAGCACGATGCAGAGCGTCGAAGAGGAGTACTATCCGGAGGACACCGGTGtgcaaaaggaagaaatagtGGTGGAAAACTATTCGGAAGATCCGCTGGACGAAGAGTTTGTGGCCACGTTTGCCAAACCGGTCGAAGAGACCGCCCAACAAAGTATCACCACGCAGTTGCACATACGAAAACATTCGGGCGAAGTGTACAAGCCACTGGTCAATCCGCCCCAGACGGAGTACGTCGAGCTGACGACCCTGCATAATGCAACGAGCGAGTTCTTACGACCCAAGGGTACCGTCACCATAGGGCAACCACAGGCCCGGCTGAAGGAGAATCTGAAACGCACTACCGAGAAGTTGGAAACCGTGATGAAGAAGCGGAAAATTGATGACTCCCAGTTTGCCATTGCCCAGGCGCTCACGAACATGTCCTCCGCCATACTGGCCCTGTCGAACAGTCTCAACGATTTGGCACACGCACTCATGAACGGCACCATGCAGTGAGAGTGGCGAAGACGCGTTGATTACTGATTAAGGGATGCATCGACAAATGCATGAACGATTTTTAATTGTCTTGTAATTTTAactatgtgtgtgttgtgtacgaGCGAGAGTGAAAGCGTTTGGCAGAAAAAATCGACGACGAAAGGTTACACGAAATAAATGTATcgttttatttcataatttacaGTCACTCTTTTCGTATAGGTATCACAATAATGTTTTCAGTTGTTTAATGTTATTAAGTAAACGCATGGAAATCGTGGCTCCAACGGATGGACAGCACACCAATACTTAGCCTATACTACCTTCGCTCCTACGAAAGGTGTTCGATCCATCAAACTTCTCCGGATCCGGATCACTTACTCTATTCTGCTACGCGTATATTGTATTTgaacaaattcaaaacaaacaaacaaaagcattacACATATATGGCTCCCGAAGGGTAGAGAACAGTGAATATGCAGACGACCTGGGCCCCTGGAGTTGGCTCGACGAACGAGAATGGTTGGCCCGTAACATGCGCGCCAATGATGATGGCGATTGATATGCCTCAAATTTCACTCTTTACACGTCGGGAATATTATATCACTTTGGCTTAACAAACTACCAATGCAAAATTCTTccaatttccaaaacaaatcaaaagcGTGTGTTGTACTCCTTACCCTACCTTCTCCCAATCACCCGCGTTCACCGTTGCTTCGCGGGAGGTGGCTAAAATCATCAAACGTACACGTGGAACCTGATCGGTTAGGCGAATCGCTAAACGAGCCTCATGGGACACACACCTACAGAGATACTACGAGCAAACTTGGAACATGGGCAGTGTCGAATATTTCACAGAAATGATTTAAGGGAACGACACACGGTGACGCTGGAATCACGCACCAAGGGTGAACCAAAGagaattgtgtttgtgtgtgtgtatgtggctaGCGGGACATTAACTACAAAGAGACAAAGGTGGGTTGCTATACGCTAGGACGGCACGCTAGAGGCTAACTACGCGAACAGTAACGTTGCACATCACATAAGATGCGATTCGTTTCTGTGCCCTCGCGCGATGGCGTGGTGCTGAGTTTGCTGAAATCTGGCTGAGCTGGGCTGAGTGAGATGCGGTGAGACGACGGGTCCTTTACCGTTTGCAGTTGTCGTAGAACGAATAGGAACCGCGGCTGGCAATGTCGGCGTATTCGCGCTTCGGTGCGCACAGTTTGTTCGGATATTCAATGTTCCTTTTTCTGGATGGAGAACCAAAgataaatagagagagagagagagagagagagagagagagagagagagaaaaagatcAGCATGACCATTAGTGAGTTGCTAGAATACACTTAGACTTGGCATGACTTACTCTCGAGAGGGCATTTGCATCGTTTCAACCTGTATCGACTTCACGTACAGATGGCTGTTACACCAGAACAGACACAAGGTGGTCGGTTCCAGCACGTTCATGTCGTGTGTCCAGGCTAGCTCCACTTTGCGTATACGATCACCGAGATCGTGTGGATTGGTGACCACCACCTGGTACGTCGTACCATGCTCCAACCGAGCCGTTCCTTTCGGTGTCAGGTCAATGTTCCGCAATGCACCACGCTCGGAAAAGATGCCGGCCGTTAGATGGCCCTGCACCCACGGTTCAGCCACCTTCGGTTTAGCCAACTCTACTGTAAAGCGATAGTGGCGCTCTGTTCCAAGTGGCCAGAGAGATATGAATTAGTAAGCCATTTAACACGCTAACGTAAAATCGTTGTTCAATACTTACGACAAAATGGGAAATCGCGTCCCGTGGCAAGGAAGTACTTTCCCGGTTGCGGTGCTACCGGT
This Anopheles marshallii chromosome 3, idAnoMarsDA_429_01, whole genome shotgun sequence DNA region includes the following protein-coding sequences:
- the LOC128713287 gene encoding uncharacterized protein LOC128713287; the encoded protein is MDKFNYSALLLHTILAEGCFGSSIGLYQYHNQYIVIKSIPYNSPDYAYKAVLKEHMILSRIRHPRIIQYLGYFQTSESWNIMLEFAEHGSLAAFLERRSDQRAFLNQHTVMVKFADIADGLIYLHQKYVIHRDLKPANILISMDNRLKLADFGISKIMHDNDFNRTIIGTPIYMAPEVARGKDYDYKSDVWALGIVFYELCMLEHPFVNCLGKSRKQKFRVPQIDYEGRGYSRSVQMLCDMMIQKDLSKRWTLENIMKEIHVLQLMNRTAI
- the LOC128715094 gene encoding uncharacterized protein LOC128715094, which codes for MELMNSEAKPKSASNLQKEELVLIFEEYQQKGKLENLDDSKERQKFWMEATQRLNKIEGGTVKSCSKWVKYWADVLINLRRKCRLVVEGRSKRIGPTPFEVRIMRVGNLYDVLEQWTKAVENGGEMSTMQSVEEEYYPEDTGVQKEEIVVENYSEDPLDEEFVATFAKPVEETAQQSITTQLHIRKHSGEVYKPLVNPPQTEYVELTTLHNATSEFLRPKGTVTIGQPQARLKENLKRTTEKLETVMKKRKIDDSQFAIAQALTNMSSAILALSNSLNDLAHALMNGTMQ
- the LOC128711898 gene encoding probable U2 small nuclear ribonucleoprotein A'; this encodes MVKLTPDLINQSMQYMNPCRDRELDLRGYKIPQIENMGATLDQFDTIDFSDNDIRKLDGFPRLPRLKCLLLNNNRIVRIGENIQESLPNLQSVILTGNNIQELSDLEPLVKLPHLQTLSLLTNPVSTKQHYREYVAVRFPSLRLLDFRKIRQKEREAATQFFKTKKGKEVLKEIARKSKQTLPPEAAGAASPEKQAVHNASPEEIQILREALRSAKTLSEVERLNRMLQSGQITGDILNGNDIPLSQA